The following proteins are encoded in a genomic region of Populus trichocarpa isolate Nisqually-1 chromosome 13, P.trichocarpa_v4.1, whole genome shotgun sequence:
- the LOC18104007 gene encoding protein AGENET DOMAIN (AGD)-CONTAINING P1 isoform X3: MAPKSKSNQDPNFKPGSKVEIMSDEAGFRGSFYIGTVVKATRTPEFTVRYEKLFEDEEGTKPLQETVNEFQIRPIAPREKKREFKFSEEVDAFHNDGWWEGVITEVNENGKFAVFFRSTKEQIEFVEEDLRLHREWVNGEWKPPLDGEEEKGEIEEVKEKGNKKVPNTTPVKPIESLKDVKFSKGMLVEVSSDEDGFKGAWFAASIVEPVGKDKYLVEYKSLRTEDDSGFLREEVNTMHIRPPPPQTVVVDHFKKLEEVDALYNDVWWVGVVSKVNTFPKYVVYFKDNGEELEFKHSDLRPHQDWINGKWVAPSHALKL; the protein is encoded by the exons ATGGCgccaaaatcaaaatccaatcaAGACCCAAATTTCAAACCAGGCTCAAAAGTAGAAATCATGTCGGACGAGGCAGGGTTTAGAGGCTCATTCTACATAGGAACAGTGGTGAAGGCAACAAGAACCCCAGAATTCACAGTCCGATATGAAAAActgtttgaagatgaagaagggACAAAACCCTTGCAAGAAACTGTTAATGAGTTCCAAATAAGGCCAATAGCAccaagagagaagaagagggagTTTAAGTTTAGTGAAGAAGTTGATGCTTTTCATAACGATGGGTGGTGGGAAGGTGTGATAACTGAGGTGAATGAAAATGGGAAGTTTGCTGTGTTTTTTAGGAGCACTAAAGAGCAGATTGAGTTTGTTGAGGAGGATTTGAGGTTGCATAGAGAGTGGGTTAATGGGGAGTGGAAACCACCATTggatggagaagaagagaaaggtgAGATAGAGGAGGTGAAAGAGAAGGGAAATAAG AAAGTGCCCAATACAACACCAGTGAAGCCTATTGAATCACTGAAAGATGTGAAGTTTAGCAAGGGAATGCTAGTTGAGGTTAGCAGCGACGAAGATGGTTTTAAAGGTGCTTGGTTTGCTGCTAGTATTGTTGAACCAGTGGGGAAGGACAAGTACCTTGTTGAGTACAAAAGCTTGAGAACAGAAGATGATAGTGGTTTTCTGAGGGAAGAGGTTAACACTATGCACATAAGGCCTCCACCTCCACAAACTGTAGTTGTTGATCACTTCAAGAAGCTGGAAGAAGTTGATGCTCTGTACAATGATGTCTGGTGGGTGGGTGTAGTTTCTAAGGTAAATACTTTCCCAAAGTATGTTGTCTACTTCAAGGATAACGGTGAGGAATTAGAGTTTAAGCACTCTGACTTAAGGCCACATCAGGACTGGATCAATGGCAAATGGGTCGCTCCTTCACAT GCTTTGAAGCTGTGA
- the LOC18104007 gene encoding protein AGENET DOMAIN (AGD)-CONTAINING P1 isoform X2, producing MAPKSKSNQDPNFKPGSKVEIMSDEAGFRGSFYIGTVVKATRTPEFTVRYEKLFEDEEGTKPLQETVNEFQIRPIAPREKKREFKFSEEVDAFHNDGWWEGVITEVNENGKFAVFFRSTKEQIEFVEEDLRLHREWVNGEWKPPLDGEEEKGEIEEVKEKGNKDSRKKKKLSEEDENEVTKEVKRRVSEKVPNTTPVKPIESLKDVKFSKGMLVEVSSDEDGFKGAWFAASIVEPVGKDKYLVEYKSLRTEDDSGFLREEVNTMHIRPPPPQTVVVDHFKKLEEVDALYNDVWWVGVVSKVNTFPKYVVYFKDNGEELEFKHSDLRPHQDWINGKWVAPSHALKL from the exons ATGGCgccaaaatcaaaatccaatcaAGACCCAAATTTCAAACCAGGCTCAAAAGTAGAAATCATGTCGGACGAGGCAGGGTTTAGAGGCTCATTCTACATAGGAACAGTGGTGAAGGCAACAAGAACCCCAGAATTCACAGTCCGATATGAAAAActgtttgaagatgaagaagggACAAAACCCTTGCAAGAAACTGTTAATGAGTTCCAAATAAGGCCAATAGCAccaagagagaagaagagggagTTTAAGTTTAGTGAAGAAGTTGATGCTTTTCATAACGATGGGTGGTGGGAAGGTGTGATAACTGAGGTGAATGAAAATGGGAAGTTTGCTGTGTTTTTTAGGAGCACTAAAGAGCAGATTGAGTTTGTTGAGGAGGATTTGAGGTTGCATAGAGAGTGGGTTAATGGGGAGTGGAAACCACCATTggatggagaagaagagaaaggtgAGATAGAGGAGGTGAAAGAGAAGGGAAATAAG gattctagaaagaaaaagaaactctcTGAAGAAGACGAGAACGAAGTGACGAAAGAGGTGAAAAGGAGGGTTAGCGag AAAGTGCCCAATACAACACCAGTGAAGCCTATTGAATCACTGAAAGATGTGAAGTTTAGCAAGGGAATGCTAGTTGAGGTTAGCAGCGACGAAGATGGTTTTAAAGGTGCTTGGTTTGCTGCTAGTATTGTTGAACCAGTGGGGAAGGACAAGTACCTTGTTGAGTACAAAAGCTTGAGAACAGAAGATGATAGTGGTTTTCTGAGGGAAGAGGTTAACACTATGCACATAAGGCCTCCACCTCCACAAACTGTAGTTGTTGATCACTTCAAGAAGCTGGAAGAAGTTGATGCTCTGTACAATGATGTCTGGTGGGTGGGTGTAGTTTCTAAGGTAAATACTTTCCCAAAGTATGTTGTCTACTTCAAGGATAACGGTGAGGAATTAGAGTTTAAGCACTCTGACTTAAGGCCACATCAGGACTGGATCAATGGCAAATGGGTCGCTCCTTCACAT GCTTTGAAGCTGTGA
- the LOC18104007 gene encoding protein AGENET DOMAIN (AGD)-CONTAINING P1 isoform X1: MAPKSKSNQDPNFKPGSKVEIMSDEAGFRGSFYIGTVVKATRTPEFTVRYEKLFEDEEGTKPLQETVNEFQIRPIAPREKKREFKFSEEVDAFHNDGWWEGVITEVNENGKFAVFFRSTKEQIEFVEEDLRLHREWVNGEWKPPLDGEEEKGEIEEVKEKGNKQDSRKKKKLSEEDENEVTKEVKRRVSEKVPNTTPVKPIESLKDVKFSKGMLVEVSSDEDGFKGAWFAASIVEPVGKDKYLVEYKSLRTEDDSGFLREEVNTMHIRPPPPQTVVVDHFKKLEEVDALYNDVWWVGVVSKVNTFPKYVVYFKDNGEELEFKHSDLRPHQDWINGKWVAPSHALKL, from the exons ATGGCgccaaaatcaaaatccaatcaAGACCCAAATTTCAAACCAGGCTCAAAAGTAGAAATCATGTCGGACGAGGCAGGGTTTAGAGGCTCATTCTACATAGGAACAGTGGTGAAGGCAACAAGAACCCCAGAATTCACAGTCCGATATGAAAAActgtttgaagatgaagaagggACAAAACCCTTGCAAGAAACTGTTAATGAGTTCCAAATAAGGCCAATAGCAccaagagagaagaagagggagTTTAAGTTTAGTGAAGAAGTTGATGCTTTTCATAACGATGGGTGGTGGGAAGGTGTGATAACTGAGGTGAATGAAAATGGGAAGTTTGCTGTGTTTTTTAGGAGCACTAAAGAGCAGATTGAGTTTGTTGAGGAGGATTTGAGGTTGCATAGAGAGTGGGTTAATGGGGAGTGGAAACCACCATTggatggagaagaagagaaaggtgAGATAGAGGAGGTGAAAGAGAAGGGAAATAAG caggattctagaaagaaaaagaaactctcTGAAGAAGACGAGAACGAAGTGACGAAAGAGGTGAAAAGGAGGGTTAGCGag AAAGTGCCCAATACAACACCAGTGAAGCCTATTGAATCACTGAAAGATGTGAAGTTTAGCAAGGGAATGCTAGTTGAGGTTAGCAGCGACGAAGATGGTTTTAAAGGTGCTTGGTTTGCTGCTAGTATTGTTGAACCAGTGGGGAAGGACAAGTACCTTGTTGAGTACAAAAGCTTGAGAACAGAAGATGATAGTGGTTTTCTGAGGGAAGAGGTTAACACTATGCACATAAGGCCTCCACCTCCACAAACTGTAGTTGTTGATCACTTCAAGAAGCTGGAAGAAGTTGATGCTCTGTACAATGATGTCTGGTGGGTGGGTGTAGTTTCTAAGGTAAATACTTTCCCAAAGTATGTTGTCTACTTCAAGGATAACGGTGAGGAATTAGAGTTTAAGCACTCTGACTTAAGGCCACATCAGGACTGGATCAATGGCAAATGGGTCGCTCCTTCACAT GCTTTGAAGCTGTGA